One Peromyscus leucopus breed LL Stock chromosome 14, UCI_PerLeu_2.1, whole genome shotgun sequence genomic window carries:
- the LOC114697762 gene encoding enhancer of rudimentary homolog has product MSHTILLVQPTKRPEGRTYADYESVNECMEGVCKMYEEHLKRMNPNSPSITYDISQLFDFIDDLADLSCLVYRADTQTYQPYNKDWIKEEIYVLLRRQAQQAGK; this is encoded by the coding sequence ATGTCTCACACCATTTTGTTGGTACAGCCTACCAAGAGACCAGAAGGCAGGACTTACGCTGACTATGAGTCTGTGAATGAGTGCATGGAAGGTGTTTGTAAAATGTATGAAGAACATCTGAAGAGAATGAATCCCAACAGCCCCTCCATCACATACGATATCAGTCAGTTGTTTGACTTTATCGATGATCTGGCAGATCTCAGCTGTCTTGTTTACCGAGCTGATACACAGACGTACCAGCCTTATAACAAAGACTGGATCAAAGAGGAGATCTACGTGCTCCTTCGTCGACAGGCCCAACAGGCTGGGAAGTAG